A single Thiohalobacter thiocyanaticus DNA region contains:
- a CDS encoding CBS domain-containing protein codes for METIKQLLQDKGGQVWTILPQASVYDAIYLMSEKEIGSLLVVEDERIVGLISERDYARKVILKGRSSKSTRVSDIMSRSVLYTHGGQTIHEAMAVMTKHRIRHLPALEDGRLIGIVSMGDLVNALIAEQQFIIEQLEHYITG; via the coding sequence ATGGAAACCATCAAGCAACTGCTGCAGGACAAAGGCGGCCAGGTATGGACGATTCTCCCGCAGGCCTCCGTCTACGACGCCATCTACCTGATGTCGGAAAAGGAAATCGGCTCGCTTCTGGTGGTGGAGGATGAACGGATCGTCGGCCTGATCTCGGAACGCGACTACGCCCGCAAGGTCATCCTCAAGGGTCGCTCATCGAAAAGCACCCGGGTCAGCGACATCATGAGCCGCAGCGTGCTTTATACCCATGGCGGCCAGACCATTCACGAGGCCATGGCCGTGATGACCAAACACCGCATCCGCCATCTGCCTGCGCTCGAGGACGGCCGGCTGATCGGCATCGTTTCCATGGGCGACCTGGTCAACGCCCTGATCGCCGAGCAGCAGTTCATCATCGAACAGCTGGAGCATTACATCACCGGCTGA
- a CDS encoding FTR1 family protein — protein sequence MTVVPRRAPDLRRARALFSEHCASCHGVEGRGNGALASGMEPAPTNFQDPERYAQRTLYGLYSTISLGVEDTGMAGYTGQLSEFERWSLAFLVGSLAADKDAVAAGAAAWQQAAGGHPLQSLDTLTTTTPEQAGAVWGAAGRILMAHARTHPEALFADRSPLAFARDQLQASVEAYRGGDRDAAHAAAVSAYLDGFELAEHGLDAVAPELRREIEAAMTAYRGLVRSQLPPARVEAEAQRILEQLDLAAKRLETDTLSNTAAFSGALVILLREGLEALLVVAALAAFLIRTERREGLRYLHLGWVGALLLGGLTWWLSRSLLDFSGASREITEGVAALVAMTVLFYVGFWMHNKTHARQWQRFIQGSVEKALSTGTLWALTGLAFVAVYREVFETILFYQAMWVQADATGQGYMLGGFVAAAGLLAMMGWLILRYSVRLPLRQFFAVTSLFMFMLAIVFAGKGVAALQEAGKLPVDPVSFPRIELLGIYPNLEGLLLQALLALIAIGLIVAGRRQSPAAAG from the coding sequence ATGACAGTGGTTCCGCGCCGCGCCCCCGACCTGCGCCGCGCCCGGGCACTGTTCAGCGAACACTGCGCCAGCTGCCACGGTGTCGAGGGCCGCGGTAACGGTGCGCTGGCCTCAGGCATGGAGCCGGCCCCGACCAATTTCCAGGATCCCGAACGCTATGCCCAGCGCACCCTCTATGGCCTGTACAGCACGATCAGCCTGGGTGTGGAAGACACCGGCATGGCCGGGTACACCGGCCAACTCAGTGAATTCGAACGCTGGAGCCTTGCCTTCCTCGTCGGCAGTCTCGCGGCCGACAAGGATGCAGTGGCCGCGGGGGCGGCCGCCTGGCAGCAGGCGGCTGGCGGGCATCCGCTGCAGTCCCTGGATACCCTGACCACCACGACACCGGAGCAGGCCGGGGCGGTCTGGGGCGCGGCCGGGCGGATCCTGATGGCGCATGCGCGCACTCACCCCGAGGCGCTGTTCGCCGACCGGTCACCGCTGGCGTTTGCACGCGACCAACTTCAGGCCAGCGTTGAGGCTTACCGGGGCGGTGATCGGGACGCGGCCCATGCCGCGGCCGTTTCGGCCTATCTGGACGGCTTCGAACTGGCCGAACACGGCCTGGATGCGGTAGCCCCGGAATTGCGCCGTGAGATCGAGGCCGCCATGACGGCCTACCGCGGGTTGGTGCGCAGCCAGCTGCCGCCGGCCCGGGTGGAGGCCGAGGCGCAGCGGATCCTGGAGCAGCTGGACCTGGCAGCAAAACGGCTGGAAACCGACACCCTGTCGAATACCGCCGCCTTCAGCGGCGCGCTGGTCATCCTGCTGCGCGAGGGGCTGGAGGCCTTGCTGGTGGTGGCGGCCCTGGCCGCTTTCCTGATCAGGACAGAGCGCCGCGAGGGCCTGCGTTATCTTCATCTGGGCTGGGTCGGCGCGCTGTTGCTGGGCGGGCTGACCTGGTGGTTGTCGCGATCATTGCTCGATTTCAGTGGCGCGAGTCGCGAGATCACCGAGGGCGTGGCCGCGCTGGTGGCCATGACGGTGTTGTTCTATGTCGGCTTCTGGATGCACAACAAGACCCATGCCCGCCAGTGGCAGCGTTTCATCCAGGGCTCGGTGGAGAAGGCGCTCAGCACCGGCACCCTGTGGGCGCTCACCGGCCTGGCCTTCGTGGCGGTCTACCGTGAGGTGTTCGAGACCATTCTGTTCTATCAGGCCATGTGGGTGCAGGCCGACGCGACGGGGCAGGGCTACATGCTGGGTGGCTTCGTCGCGGCGGCGGGCCTGCTGGCGATGATGGGGTGGTTGATCCTGCGCTACAGCGTGCGGTTGCCGCTGCGACAGTTCTTCGCCGTGACCAGCCTGTTCATGTTCATGCTGGCCATCGTATTCGCCGGCAAGGGCGTGGCGGCATTGCAGGAGGCCGGCAAGCTGCCGGTCGATCCGGTCAGCTTCCCACGCATCGAACTGCTGGGGATCTACCCGAACCTGGAGGGGCTGCTGCTGCAGGCACTGCTCGCGCTGATCGCGATCGGGCTCATCGTGGCCGGCCGCCGACAGTCACCGGCCGCGGCTGGCTGA
- a CDS encoding VIT1/CCC1 transporter family protein, which translates to MPPPPEHHRTQHIGWLRAAVLGANDGIVSTASLIVGVAASQATHEHILIAGVAGLVAGAMSMAAGEYVSVSSQADTERADLERERRELATNRRYEQRELAGIYMERGLEPALAHQVAQQLMRKDALAAHARDELGISEVATARPIQAALTSALSFAVGAGLPLLGAALASLDQLIATVFVSSLICLAALGILAAHTGGASRLIGAMRVSFWGVLAMAVTAGVGSLFNSGIQ; encoded by the coding sequence ATGCCACCACCACCCGAACATCACCGCACCCAGCATATCGGCTGGCTCAGGGCGGCGGTCCTCGGCGCCAACGACGGCATCGTCTCCACTGCCAGCCTGATCGTCGGAGTGGCGGCCTCGCAGGCCACGCATGAGCATATACTGATTGCCGGCGTGGCCGGTCTGGTCGCCGGCGCAATGTCCATGGCCGCCGGCGAGTATGTCTCGGTCAGCTCCCAGGCCGATACCGAGCGGGCCGACCTCGAGCGTGAGCGGCGGGAACTGGCCACCAACCGGCGCTACGAACAGCGGGAACTGGCCGGGATCTATATGGAACGGGGTCTCGAACCGGCGCTCGCCCACCAGGTGGCGCAGCAGCTGATGCGCAAGGATGCCCTGGCGGCGCACGCCCGGGACGAGCTCGGGATTTCCGAGGTCGCCACCGCCCGGCCGATCCAGGCCGCCCTGACCTCCGCCCTGTCCTTCGCCGTCGGCGCAGGTCTGCCGTTGCTGGGCGCGGCCCTGGCCTCGCTGGATCAGCTCATCGCCACGGTATTCGTGAGTTCGCTGATCTGCCTCGCCGCGCTCGGTATCCTGGCGGCACATACCGGCGGCGCTTCCCGCCTGATCGGCGCCATGCGGGTCAGTTTCTGGGGCGTACTGGCCATGGCCGTAACCGCCGGCGTGGGCTCACTGTTCAACAGCGGCATCCAGTGA
- a CDS encoding SirB2 family protein, producing the protein MSDYTAIKILHVATVIISGGGFALRLALMLWREAWLGLRPVKVLPHINDTLLLASGITLAVLSRQYPLAQDWLTAKLVALVVYILLGMLALKPRFAKPVRLGFGVLALLVFAYIVSVALARRAWPL; encoded by the coding sequence ATGTCCGATTACACCGCCATAAAAATCCTGCATGTCGCCACCGTGATCATCAGCGGCGGTGGCTTTGCCCTGCGCCTGGCACTGATGCTGTGGCGCGAGGCCTGGCTCGGGCTGCGCCCGGTGAAGGTGCTGCCGCACATCAACGATACCCTGCTGCTGGCCTCGGGCATCACCCTGGCGGTGCTGTCGCGCCAGTATCCGCTGGCCCAGGACTGGCTGACAGCCAAGCTGGTCGCGCTGGTGGTCTATATCCTGCTGGGAATGCTGGCGCTGAAACCGCGCTTTGCCAAACCGGTACGACTCGGCTTCGGTGTGCTGGCGCTGCTGGTGTTCGCCTACATCGTGAGTGTGGCGCTGGCGCGCCGGGCCTGGCCGTTGTGA
- a CDS encoding 2Fe-2S iron-sulfur cluster-binding protein, producing the protein MAQLISLSRAARLVGVKRATLQKQIREGELHTFEGELDLSELLKVYPKTDLDGSGMVERADRIIENAFGKVLDTKDLPDAEVLATRVTLLSHELGTARARVNRFNKLVSRISDKLDSLEQAVGDPAVKAFRQWLESEIDEVQSAQGLHDEVLATDTFMRLLAAHVQLKPSGHDFFLNGSETLLHAGLRSGMQLRYGCTDGSCGRCRAKVISGEAKRVRAYPECLSEDELAAGYVTLCAHTAMTDVLLQVDEVIRPEEIESQVLPATLRRVDDLGQGMVGLVVNPVEPHRLQFLSGQSARIRIGDAAASYPIASCPCDETQVEFHINTADDNPLAARVAAGLDDVETLDLEGPRGDFVLNLESVHSLVFIAWDREFASIKSLIEQALALDVAEQIYIYWVTTDGSRPYLHNLCRAWQDAIDNVNYTRLEADPAVYGERAREVVGDTLAELAGQHYNVKVFDFYIGGPETVTEASRKYLVARGVPPAQVRTRHD; encoded by the coding sequence ATGGCACAACTGATCAGCCTGTCGCGCGCCGCCCGCCTGGTGGGGGTGAAGCGCGCGACCCTGCAGAAACAGATCCGCGAGGGCGAACTGCACACCTTCGAGGGCGAACTGGACCTGAGCGAACTGCTCAAGGTCTATCCCAAGACCGACCTCGACGGCAGCGGGATGGTGGAGCGTGCCGACCGCATCATCGAGAACGCCTTCGGCAAGGTGCTCGACACCAAGGATCTGCCCGACGCCGAGGTGCTGGCCACCCGCGTCACCCTGCTCAGCCACGAACTGGGCACGGCGCGGGCGCGGGTGAACCGCTTCAACAAGCTGGTCAGCCGTATCAGCGACAAGCTGGATTCATTGGAGCAGGCCGTGGGCGATCCGGCCGTGAAGGCCTTCCGTCAGTGGCTGGAGAGTGAGATCGACGAAGTGCAATCCGCGCAGGGCCTGCACGATGAGGTGCTGGCCACCGATACCTTCATGCGTCTGCTGGCCGCCCACGTCCAACTCAAGCCCAGCGGACACGACTTCTTCCTCAACGGCAGCGAGACCCTGCTGCACGCCGGGCTGCGTTCGGGCATGCAGCTCAGATACGGCTGTACCGACGGCAGCTGCGGCCGCTGCCGGGCGAAGGTCATCAGCGGCGAGGCCAAGCGCGTGCGGGCCTACCCCGAATGCCTGTCGGAAGACGAACTGGCGGCGGGCTATGTCACCCTGTGCGCGCACACCGCCATGACCGACGTGCTGCTGCAGGTCGACGAGGTCATCCGGCCGGAGGAGATCGAGTCCCAGGTCCTGCCTGCCACCCTGCGCCGGGTCGACGACCTGGGTCAGGGCATGGTCGGCCTGGTGGTCAATCCGGTTGAGCCGCACCGGCTGCAGTTCCTCTCCGGCCAGTCGGCGCGGATCCGCATCGGCGATGCCGCGGCCAGCTACCCCATCGCCAGCTGTCCCTGTGACGAGACCCAGGTCGAGTTCCACATCAACACCGCCGACGACAATCCGCTGGCCGCACGGGTGGCCGCCGGGCTCGACGACGTCGAGACGCTGGATCTGGAAGGCCCGCGTGGCGACTTCGTTCTCAACCTCGAGTCGGTGCATTCGCTGGTGTTCATCGCCTGGGATCGCGAATTCGCCTCCATCAAGAGCCTGATCGAACAGGCCCTGGCGCTGGACGTGGCCGAACAGATCTACATCTACTGGGTGACCACGGACGGCAGCAGACCCTACCTGCACAACCTCTGCCGCGCCTGGCAGGACGCCATCGACAACGTCAACTACACGCGGCTGGAGGCCGATCCCGCGGTCTACGGCGAACGCGCGCGGGAGGTGGTTGGCGACACCCTGGCGGAACTGGCCGGGCAGCACTACAACGTGAAGGTGTTCGATTTCTACATCGGCGGGCCCGAGACCGTCACCGAGGCCAGCCGCAAGTATCTGGTCGCCCGCGGCGTGCCCCCGGCGCAGGTGCGCACCCGGCACGACTGA
- a CDS encoding bifunctional acetate--CoA ligase family protein/GNAT family N-acetyltransferase: MGPHYLNRLFSPDSIAVFGASDRAGSVGSIVFRNLREGGFKGALFAVNPKHRKVQDQRAYKDLAAIGKPVDLAVIATPAATVSGIIAQCGQAGVRAAVVLSAGFGEAAAGDAGERLQRELLETARQQGVRILGPNCLGIMRPDAGLNATFSHNIARRGKLALVSQSGALCTAVLDWAQAEGIGFSAMVSLGDAADVDFGDLLSYLALDPWTRAILLYVEGIRDARSFLSGLRIAARMKPVVVVKAGRHADGSRAAVSHTGALIGGDDVFHAALRRAGAVRAYTIKQLFNAAEILGGGEHRVRGSRLAIVTNGGGPGVMATDRAAELGVALAELAPATLQALEQALPAHWSHANPVDLLGDAGPERYGAAVEACLRDPGVDGVLAMLTPQAMTDAAGCAEAVSAAAGHGARPLITCWMGGPHVAAAHALFNRRGIPHLDTPEAAVEAFAYLASHRRNQELLLQVPGPLGRRSRPDLEGARLIIEEALASGRSSLSTLETKAVLHAFGLPVVPTMEAATANDALVAAEALGFPVALKINSPDISHKSDVAGVRLNITSAADVRSTFNDLLEAARSRRPDAELRGVTVEPMYRRANGRELLIGVVRDPVFGPAISIGAGGTMVEVMEDRCVSLPPLNRFIARGMIERTRAWKMLQAWRNLPAVDFTALEDVLLRVSELVCELPQLLELDINPLIVDEQGALAVDARLVVAYPQPGARRYAHMAIHPYPGGLETREQLADGTDVILRPIRPEDADIEKDFIRRLSSQSKYFRFMQALQELTPEMLVRFTQIDYDLEMALIAVVGEGGGEREIGVARYSTNPDGRSCEFAIVVADEWQHKGVGNRLMARLMEIARARGLEEIEGEVLAANQEMLAMAAKLGFKVTVSDEDPKLKHISRCL, encoded by the coding sequence ATGGGCCCGCATTACCTCAACCGGTTGTTCTCCCCCGACAGCATCGCTGTGTTCGGCGCTTCCGACCGCGCCGGTTCGGTCGGCAGCATCGTCTTCCGCAATCTGCGCGAGGGCGGCTTCAAGGGCGCGCTGTTTGCGGTCAATCCGAAGCACCGCAAGGTACAGGATCAGCGTGCCTACAAGGATCTCGCCGCCATCGGCAAACCGGTGGACCTGGCCGTGATTGCCACCCCGGCGGCGACCGTCTCCGGGATCATTGCCCAGTGCGGCCAGGCCGGCGTGCGGGCGGCCGTGGTGCTGTCGGCCGGCTTCGGCGAGGCCGCGGCCGGGGATGCCGGCGAGCGGCTGCAGCGCGAACTGTTGGAGACGGCGCGTCAGCAGGGGGTGCGCATCCTGGGACCGAACTGCCTCGGCATCATGCGCCCGGACGCGGGACTCAATGCCACCTTCAGCCACAACATCGCCCGCCGCGGCAAGCTGGCGCTGGTGTCCCAGTCCGGGGCGCTGTGCACCGCCGTACTCGACTGGGCCCAGGCCGAAGGCATCGGTTTCTCCGCCATGGTCTCGCTGGGCGACGCGGCCGATGTCGATTTCGGTGACCTGCTCAGTTACCTGGCGCTGGATCCCTGGACCCGCGCGATTCTGCTCTATGTCGAGGGCATTCGCGACGCCCGCAGTTTTCTCAGCGGCCTGCGCATCGCCGCGCGCATGAAGCCGGTGGTGGTGGTCAAGGCCGGCCGCCATGCCGACGGCTCACGCGCCGCCGTCTCGCACACCGGCGCCCTGATCGGCGGCGATGATGTCTTCCATGCCGCCCTGCGCCGGGCCGGCGCGGTCCGCGCCTACACCATCAAGCAGCTGTTCAATGCCGCCGAGATCCTGGGCGGCGGCGAGCACCGTGTGCGCGGCAGCCGGCTGGCGATCGTCACCAACGGCGGCGGACCGGGCGTGATGGCGACCGACCGCGCGGCCGAACTGGGCGTGGCGCTGGCCGAACTGGCCCCGGCGACCCTGCAGGCGCTGGAGCAGGCGCTGCCGGCGCACTGGTCGCATGCCAACCCGGTGGATCTGCTGGGGGATGCCGGTCCGGAGCGCTATGGCGCAGCGGTCGAAGCCTGCCTGCGCGATCCCGGCGTGGATGGCGTGCTGGCCATGCTCACGCCGCAGGCCATGACGGACGCCGCGGGCTGCGCCGAGGCGGTCAGTGCGGCCGCCGGTCACGGCGCCAGGCCGCTCATCACCTGCTGGATGGGCGGGCCGCATGTCGCCGCCGCCCATGCGTTGTTCAATCGCCGGGGCATTCCGCACCTGGACACGCCCGAGGCCGCGGTGGAGGCCTTCGCCTATCTGGCCAGTCACCGGCGCAATCAGGAGTTGCTGCTGCAGGTGCCCGGTCCGCTGGGCCGGCGCAGCCGCCCGGACCTGGAGGGGGCGCGGCTGATCATCGAGGAGGCGCTGGCGTCCGGGCGCAGCAGCCTGAGCACCCTGGAGACCAAGGCCGTGCTGCATGCCTTCGGCCTGCCGGTGGTGCCGACCATGGAGGCGGCCACCGCCAACGACGCCCTGGTGGCGGCCGAGGCGCTGGGTTTTCCGGTGGCATTGAAGATCAACTCGCCGGACATCAGCCACAAGTCGGACGTGGCCGGTGTACGGCTGAACATCACCAGCGCGGCGGACGTGCGCAGCACCTTCAATGATCTGCTGGAGGCCGCCCGCAGCCGCCGCCCGGACGCCGAACTCAGGGGGGTGACGGTCGAGCCCATGTACCGCCGCGCCAACGGCCGCGAGTTGCTTATCGGGGTGGTGCGCGACCCGGTATTCGGCCCGGCCATCAGCATCGGCGCCGGCGGCACCATGGTCGAGGTGATGGAGGACCGCTGCGTATCGCTGCCGCCGCTGAACCGCTTCATCGCCCGCGGCATGATCGAGCGCACCCGGGCCTGGAAGATGCTGCAGGCCTGGCGCAACCTCCCCGCGGTTGATTTCACTGCGCTGGAGGATGTGCTGCTGCGGGTCTCCGAACTGGTGTGCGAACTGCCGCAGCTGCTGGAACTGGACATCAACCCCCTCATCGTGGACGAACAGGGCGCGCTGGCGGTGGACGCGCGCCTGGTCGTGGCCTATCCCCAGCCCGGGGCACGGCGCTATGCCCACATGGCCATCCACCCCTATCCGGGTGGTCTGGAGACCCGCGAGCAGCTGGCCGACGGCACCGACGTGATCCTGCGCCCCATCCGGCCCGAGGATGCCGACATCGAGAAGGATTTCATCCGCCGGCTGTCCTCGCAGTCGAAATACTTCCGCTTCATGCAGGCGCTGCAGGAACTCACCCCCGAGATGCTGGTGCGTTTCACCCAGATCGACTATGACCTGGAAATGGCGCTGATCGCGGTGGTCGGGGAAGGCGGCGGCGAGCGCGAGATCGGGGTGGCGCGCTACAGTACCAACCCGGACGGACGCAGCTGCGAGTTCGCCATCGTGGTGGCCGACGAATGGCAGCACAAGGGCGTGGGCAACCGGCTGATGGCGCGGTTGATGGAGATCGCCCGGGCGCGCGGTCTGGAAGAGATCGAAGGCGAGGTGCTGGCCGCCAACCAGGAGATGCTGGCCATGGCCGCCAAGCTCGGGTTCAAGGTCACGGTCAGCGACGAGGATCCCAAGCTCAAGCACATCAGCCGGTGTCTCTAG
- a CDS encoding histone deacetylase family protein — protein MTLAFISHPDCLLHENSPGHPESPQRLLAINDQLLSTGLDQALRHYEAPLATPEQLELAHAPDYVQAVFAAAPEQGRRALDPDTGMNIHSLPAARRAAGAAILGVDLVMRDDAGAVFCSVRPPGHHATRSRAMGFCIFNNVAVAAAHALAGHGLERVAIADFDVHHGNGTEDIFAGDPRVLLCSSFQHPYYPHTGAGTRSDHIINVPLPAGTRSEAFREAIREHWLPALDAFRPQLLLISAGFDGHVEDDLAQFLLTEADYHWISRELKAVADTHAGGRIVSCLEGGYALAALGRSVAAHLRGLLGMEAA, from the coding sequence ATGACCCTCGCCTTCATCTCGCATCCCGACTGTCTGCTGCACGAGAACAGTCCGGGACACCCCGAGAGCCCGCAGCGACTGCTGGCCATCAACGATCAGCTGCTGTCCACCGGACTGGACCAGGCCCTGCGCCACTACGAGGCGCCGCTGGCCACTCCGGAGCAGCTGGAACTGGCGCACGCTCCGGACTATGTGCAGGCCGTCTTCGCCGCCGCCCCTGAGCAGGGCCGCCGGGCGCTGGATCCGGATACCGGCATGAACATCCATTCACTCCCGGCCGCCCGGCGCGCGGCCGGTGCGGCGATCCTGGGCGTGGACCTGGTCATGCGGGATGATGCCGGTGCCGTTTTCTGCAGTGTCCGCCCGCCCGGCCATCACGCCACCCGCAGCCGCGCCATGGGTTTCTGCATCTTCAACAATGTGGCCGTCGCCGCCGCCCACGCCCTGGCCGGGCACGGGCTGGAGCGGGTGGCGATCGCCGACTTCGATGTCCATCACGGCAACGGCACCGAGGACATCTTCGCCGGGGATCCGCGCGTGCTGCTGTGTTCCAGCTTCCAGCATCCCTATTACCCGCACACCGGGGCCGGGACCCGGTCGGACCACATCATCAATGTGCCGCTGCCGGCCGGCACCCGCAGCGAGGCCTTCCGCGAGGCCATCCGCGAGCACTGGCTGCCCGCGCTGGACGCCTTCCGTCCGCAACTGTTGCTGATCTCGGCCGGCTTCGACGGCCACGTCGAGGACGACCTGGCCCAGTTCCTGCTCACCGAGGCCGACTACCACTGGATCAGCCGCGAGCTCAAGGCGGTGGCCGACACCCATGCCGGCGGACGCATCGTCTCCTGCCTGGAGGGCGGCTACGCCCTGGCCGCGCTGGGCCGCTCGGTGGCGGCGCATCTGCGCGGGCTGCTGGGGATGGAAGCCGCCTGA
- a CDS encoding DUF6940 family protein: MTDWQFHSTTEDGGRIHKASILADGAALSRRRVMELWQDAPDFRERFNRFLAELPFAACFWETPAISLDTLDRPYEQVCVDAPSLAGIRPDPHSFADQFDRHCGGGGIAEFANPGGDARLIAPCPQASTDCYAHLLTFVRTAPAAQCDAFWRRVGAALGRALSSTPLWLSTSGLGVYWLHARLDTRPKYYTYAAYRAAAPRDTG, translated from the coding sequence ATGACGGACTGGCAGTTTCACAGCACGACCGAGGACGGCGGCCGGATCCACAAGGCATCGATACTCGCTGACGGCGCAGCCCTGTCACGGCGCCGGGTGATGGAGTTGTGGCAGGACGCCCCCGACTTCCGCGAGCGCTTCAATCGATTTCTGGCCGAACTGCCCTTTGCCGCCTGTTTCTGGGAAACGCCGGCCATTTCGCTCGACACGCTGGACCGCCCCTACGAACAGGTGTGTGTCGACGCCCCTTCCCTCGCTGGGATCAGGCCCGACCCACACAGCTTTGCCGATCAGTTCGACCGCCACTGCGGCGGGGGCGGCATTGCCGAATTCGCCAACCCGGGCGGCGATGCCCGGCTGATCGCGCCCTGCCCACAGGCATCCACTGACTGTTATGCACATCTGCTGACCTTCGTGCGCACGGCGCCGGCCGCCCAGTGCGACGCCTTCTGGCGGCGGGTCGGGGCCGCACTGGGCCGGGCGCTGTCGTCGACCCCGCTGTGGCTGAGCACCTCGGGTCTGGGCGTGTACTGGCTGCACGCCCGCCTGGATACGCGGCCGAAATACTACACCTACGCCGCCTATCGCGCGGCCGCGCCTAGAGACACCGGCTGA
- a CDS encoding pyroglutamyl-peptidase I, with product MRILITGFEPFDHAVNASQVLVESLQTDLPEPLERFCAEPHFAILPTHTHQAWPLLRERLDQLLPDYCLLTGQARGRNRVCLERIAINLKDFERPDAAGNQPRGETIIASGPAAYWSTLPAQHRLIAALTRAGIPAAHSSHAGTHLCNQTLYQSLHHSREQGRSLRCGFLHVPLLPIQAQGTLADQPHLPLDTMRNAIAIIVQTLMETANRQP from the coding sequence ATGCGCATCCTGATTACCGGATTCGAACCCTTCGACCATGCCGTCAACGCCTCCCAGGTGCTGGTGGAGTCGCTGCAGACGGATCTGCCCGAGCCGCTGGAGCGGTTCTGCGCAGAGCCGCACTTCGCCATCCTGCCCACCCATACCCATCAGGCCTGGCCGCTGCTGCGGGAACGTCTGGATCAGTTGCTGCCGGATTACTGCCTGCTGACCGGCCAGGCCCGCGGACGCAACCGGGTGTGCCTGGAGCGGATCGCGATCAATCTGAAGGATTTCGAGCGCCCGGACGCGGCCGGCAACCAACCGCGCGGCGAAACCATCATCGCGTCAGGGCCGGCCGCCTACTGGAGCACCCTGCCGGCGCAGCACCGCCTGATCGCTGCGCTCACCCGGGCCGGCATCCCCGCCGCGCATTCCAGCCATGCCGGCACTCACCTGTGCAACCAGACGCTGTACCAGAGCCTGCACCATAGCCGTGAACAGGGGCGCTCGCTGCGCTGCGGCTTCCTGCATGTGCCGCTGCTGCCGATACAGGCGCAGGGCACGCTCGCCGATCAGCCGCACCTGCCGCTGGACACCATGCGCAACGCCATTGCAATCATCGTGCAGACACTGATGGAAACCGCCAACCGGCAGCCATGA
- a CDS encoding C40 family peptidase, with protein MNRWLTNGFRLMGLLIATLVAAGCAQRPVVPAAGAVPDPGWSESRAQPRREQRRQLVAHAERMLGQPYRYGGESPQQGFDCSGLVYFSHRQLGIEVPRTTRDQRRRSRAVPLQALQPGDLVFFDLSDTKTRHVGIYIGGGRFIHAPTSGKRVSVSSLDNPYWRRHLAGAGSFL; from the coding sequence ATGAATCGATGGCTGACAAACGGGTTCCGTCTGATGGGGCTGCTGATCGCGACGCTGGTCGCGGCGGGGTGTGCCCAGCGGCCGGTCGTGCCGGCCGCGGGCGCCGTGCCGGATCCGGGCTGGAGCGAGTCCCGGGCGCAGCCCCGGCGCGAGCAGCGCCGGCAGCTGGTCGCCCATGCCGAACGGATGCTGGGCCAGCCCTATCGTTACGGCGGCGAGAGCCCGCAGCAGGGCTTTGATTGCAGCGGGTTGGTGTATTTCAGCCATCGGCAGCTGGGTATCGAGGTGCCGCGCACCACCCGCGACCAGCGCCGCCGCAGCCGGGCAGTGCCACTGCAGGCCCTGCAGCCGGGTGATCTCGTTTTCTTCGATCTCAGTGACACCAAGACCCGCCATGTGGGCATCTACATCGGCGGCGGCCGATTCATTCATGCGCCCACTTCAGGCAAACGGGTATCGGTGTCCAGCCTGGACAATCCCTATTGGCGCCGACACCTGGCCGGGGCGGGCAGCTTCCTCTAG